From the Rhinoderma darwinii isolate aRhiDar2 chromosome 12, aRhiDar2.hap1, whole genome shotgun sequence genome, one window contains:
- the CHST14 gene encoding carbohydrate sulfotransferase 14 encodes MFPRPLYLLPIGFQMGPESHPGYRVPPTLRRIPSHPLSRPRAHNTLLPSMLMFGVIVASSGLLLMIERGILAEVKTPPPRGDVAWRTHTRELSPEAGEAELELQIMRDIRNRTMSQVCGHKNMPHSVWALPPGQRRTLLRHIIVNDKYKFLYCYVPKVACSNWKRLLKVLDGSLESVDAKLKMDHKSDLVFLSDLSAEQIKHRLQHYFKFLFVREPLERLLSAYRNKFGEIKEYQQRYGLEIVRRYRKQPTSSKGDDITFSEFLQYLLDEDVEKMNEHWMPIYNLCQPCAVRYDFIGTYERLREDANQVLDTIHAPTYIQFPERQAWYKPVTKETFQYFLCNTPQGLIRDVLPKYIMDYSLFAYSLPNITSEYCRQ; translated from the coding sequence ATGTTCCCTCGGCCTCTCTACCTGCTTCCAATAGGCTTCCAGATGGGGCCGGAGAGCCACCCCGGTTATAGAGTGCCCCCTACCCTGAGACGGATCCCCTCTCACCCCCTGTCCCGTCCCCGGGCTCACAACACCCTGCTGCCGTCCATGCTGATGTTCGGGGTGATCGTGGCATCCAGCGGGTTACTTCTCATGATAGAGCGGGGCATCCTGGCAGAGGTGAAGACCCCTCCTCCCCGCGGGGACGTGGCGTGGCGGACCCATACCCGGGAGCTGTCCCCGGAGGCCGGAGAGGCAGAGCTGGAGCTGCAGATAATGCGGGATATCAGAAACAGGACGATGAGCCAGGTGTGCGGGCACAAGAACATGCCACATAGTGTGTGGGCGTTACCCCCGGGCCAGCGCCGGACCCTCCTCAGACACATTATCGTCAATGACAAGTACAAGTTCCTCTACTGCTACGTGCCCAAGGTGGCCTGCTCCAACTGGAAGCGGCTGCTGAAGGTGCTGGACGGCAGCCTGGAGAGTGTGGATGCCAAGCTGAAGATGGACCACAAGAGCGACCTGGTCTTCTTATCCGACCTGTCCGCGGAGCAGATCAAGCACCGCCTGCAGCATTACTTCAAGTTCCTGTTCGTCCGGGAGCCGCTGGAGAGGCTGCTGTCCGCCTACAGGAACAAGTTCGGGGAGATCAAGGAGTACCAGCAGCGCTACGGCCTGGAGATCGTGAGGAGGTACCGCAAACAGCCGACCTCCTCCAAGGGGGACGACATCACCTTCTCCGAGTTCCTCCAGTATCTGCTGGACGAGGACGTGGAGAAGATGAATGAGCACTGGATGCCCATCTACAACCTGTGCCAGCCCTGCGCTGTGCGCTACGACTTTATAGGCACTTATGAAAGGCTACGGGAGGATGCCAACCAAGTCCTGGACACCATCCATGCCCCCACTTACATCCAGTTCCCTGAGAGACAAGCTTGGTACAAGCCGGTCACTAAAGAGACCTTCCAGTATTTCTTATGTAACACCCCACAGGGGCTGATCAGGGATGTGCTGCCCAAGTACATCATGGACTATTCCTTATTTGCCTATTCACTGCCAAATATTACCAGCGAATACTGCAGGCAGTGA